The nucleotide sequence CGGGTCGGCCGGTAGATGTGGTCGCCGTACTCGACCGCGCGGCCGGTGTCGTCGTAGGTGGTGCGCTGCATGGTGAGCAGGGGCGCGCCCTCCTCCTCGGCGAGCCGCTCGGCCTCCGCGGCGGTGGCGGCGCGGGCGCCGATGGACTGGCGCGCGCTGTGCAGGGTGATCCCGGCGGCCCTCATCAGGCGGTACAGACCGGTGGCCTGGAGCTGCGCGCTGTCGAGGTCCAGCAGGCCGGAGGGGATGTGGTTGCACAGGTACGCCATCGGCTCCCCGTGCGCCAGCCGCAGCCGCTCGACCCGGTGGACGTCACTGCCCTCCGCCACCGCGAGGGCCGCCGCGACCTCGGCCGACGCCGGGACCACGGTGTTGACCAGGACCGTCGTCGCCGGACGCTGTCCCGCGGCCTCCAGGTCGTCGTAGAGGCTGCTGAGTTCGAGCGGGCGTTTGACCTGGCTGTGCACGACCTGCGTACCGACGCCCCGGCGGCGCACCAGGAGGCCCTTGTCGACGAGCGACTGGATCGCCTGGCGCACGGTGGGCCGGGACAGGCCGAGCCGTGCCGCGAGTTCGATCTCGTTGCCCAGCAGGCTGCCGGGAGTGAGCGATCCGTGCTCGATGGCCGCCTCCAGCTGCTGGGCCAGCTGGAAGTACAACGGCACCGGCGAGCTTCGGTCCACACGGAGTTCGAGCTGCACGGTCGGGTCCACCTCTGGTTTCGGCACGGGCCGAGCGTAGCTCCGTGGCCGGTTGACGGGAAGTTGTGCAGTTCGGTTGTCCGGACATGCGCATTGACAGCGCGCGGCCTGCGACGTCACTTTTGTTTCATGCGCATCGGGGTCATCGGGACGGGCCGCATAGGCACCATTCATGCGAACACACTCAGCCGTCACCGCGAGGTCGGATCCCTCATCCTGACGGACGCGGATCACGCGCGGGCCCAGGAGCTGGCGTACCGGCTCGGCGAGACCGCCGCCCCGGGGGTGGACGAGATCTTCCGCTGGGGCGTCGACGCGGTGGTGATCACGACGGCGACGTCGGCCCACGCCGAACTGATCGGTCGGGCAGCACGCTCGGGGCTCCCGGTCTTCTGCGAGAAGCCGATCGCCCTGGATCTGGCGGGCACCTTGCAGGCGATAGCCGAGGTCGAGAGCGCCGGAACGATCCTTCACATGGGCTTCCAGCGCCGCTTCGACGCGGGGTACACCGGGGCGCGGGAGGCGGTGCGCTCGGGACGGCTGGGGCGGCTGCACACCGTGCGGGCGCTGACGTCCGACCAGTCTCCGCCGCCGGCCGACTGGCTGCCGGTTTCCGGCGGGATCTACCGGGACGCCCTCCTGCACGACTTCGACTGTCTGCGCTGGGTGACCGGGCGCGAGGTGATGGAGGTCTACGCGGCCGGCTCGGACGCCGGGCCCGCGATGTTCCGTGCGGCGGGGGACGTCGACACGGCGGCCGCGGTCCTCACCCTCGACGACGGCACCCTGGCCACGGCCACGGCGACCCGGCTGAACGGGGCGGGCTACGACGTGCGCATGGAGCTGGCCGGGGAGCTGGACCAGATCGTCGTCGGTCTGGACGACCGCACGCCGATCGCGTCCACCGAGCCGACCGGTCCCCCGGCCGCGGACAAACCGTGGACGGGGTTCCTGGAGCGGTTCGAGCCCGCCTACGAGGCCGAGCTCAACGCCTTCGTGGACGTGGTGCGGGGCGAACGGGCCAACCCCTGTGACGGCCGCGAGGCCCTTCAGGCCCTGCGGATCGCCGAGGCGTGCGAGGTGTCGCGCCGGGACCGCAGGGCGGTCCGGCTCTCGGAGATCCCGGCGACGGACGCAACGGCCTGACCACGACCGCCCCGTCCGGGCGGGGTGGGTCACCAGCGGACCGGGAGGCTGCGCATCCCGCGCATCAGGGCGCCGGGGAGCCACTCGCCGGGCGGGCCGTCGAGCGCCAGGTCAGGGGCGCGCTCCAGCAGCGACCGGATCGCCGTGCGGGCCTCCAGACGGGCCAGCGGGGCGCCCAGGCAGTAGTGGACGCCGTGCCCGAAGGCCAGGTGGCCCCGGCTCTCGCGGCGGATGTCGAACCCGTCGGGTGCCGGGTAGCGCGCCGGGTCCCGGCCCGCCGCGGTCAGACCGATCATCACCGCATCGCCCCGGGCGACAGGCGTGCCGGCGATCTCCAGCGGTTCGGCGGCGAACCGGAAGGTGGCGTTCTCGACCGGTCCCTCGTACCGCAGGGCCTCCTCGACGGTGCCGTCGAGGAGGGACATGTCGGCGCGCAGGGCGGCCAGCTGGTCCGGGTGCGTGAGCAGGGCGTGGACGGCGTTGCCGATCAGGTTGACGGTGGTCTCGTGGCCCGCGACGAGCAGGAGGAACGCCATGCCGCGCAGTTCACCCGGCGAGAGCCGGTCGCCGTCCTGCGCGGTGGTGCGGATCAGGTCGTCCAGCAGGTCGCCGCTCGGCCCGGCGCACCGCTTGTCCTCGATCAGCTCGGTGAGGTACGCACCCAGCCGTACGAAGGCGTCGTGTTCGCTCTGCGGGCTGCTGGGCGCGACGGCCTCGCCGGACAGTTCACGGAACGCCGGGCGGTCCCGCTCCGGTACGCCGAGGAGCTCGCAGATGACCGTCAGCGGGAGCGGGTAGGCCAGCGACTCCACCAGGTCGGCGCGGCCGCGGGGCAGCATCGCGTCGAGCAGGTCGCCGGTGATGCGCTCGATGCCCGGCCGCAGTTCCGCCACGCGGCGTGCGGTGAAGGCGCGCGAGACCAGGGCACGCAGGCGCGTGTGCTGCGGCGGGTCGGCGGCCAGCAGGTGCTTGCCGATCAGCTCCTCGTCGAGGAAGGTGGCGCCGATCCGCGCGGAGTCCTTGGCCAGCCGGGGGTCGGCGAGCGCCGCGCGCGCCTCCTCGTGGCCCACGACGAGCCAGGTCACGTAGGAGTCGGGCGCGGGAAGCCGCACCCGGTGGACCGCACCGCGCTCGCGCAGCCGCGCGTACACCGGATGCGGGTCCCGGCGGAACCCGTCGCCGAACTCCCCCAGGTCGATCTCCTCCGCCATGTGCGCCCCCTCCGGTCACGTTCCGCGACGCTCGCGTCACCCGTCCAACGTCCGGGCCGGCCGCCTAGTGCCCGCCGCGCCGGCCGCGCGGCCCCTCCCCGCCGTTCGCCCGGTCGGCCCCCGCCGGGTCCGCCGGGTCGGCCGGGTCCGCGGCGC is from Streptomyces asoensis and encodes:
- a CDS encoding GntR family transcriptional regulator, with protein sequence MQLELRVDRSSPVPLYFQLAQQLEAAIEHGSLTPGSLLGNEIELAARLGLSRPTVRQAIQSLVDKGLLVRRRGVGTQVVHSQVKRPLELSSLYDDLEAAGQRPATTVLVNTVVPASAEVAAALAVAEGSDVHRVERLRLAHGEPMAYLCNHIPSGLLDLDSAQLQATGLYRLMRAAGITLHSARQSIGARAATAAEAERLAEEEGAPLLTMQRTTYDDTGRAVEYGDHIYRPTRYSFEFQLLVRP
- a CDS encoding Gfo/Idh/MocA family oxidoreductase, with the translated sequence MRIGVIGTGRIGTIHANTLSRHREVGSLILTDADHARAQELAYRLGETAAPGVDEIFRWGVDAVVITTATSAHAELIGRAARSGLPVFCEKPIALDLAGTLQAIAEVESAGTILHMGFQRRFDAGYTGAREAVRSGRLGRLHTVRALTSDQSPPPADWLPVSGGIYRDALLHDFDCLRWVTGREVMEVYAAGSDAGPAMFRAAGDVDTAAAVLTLDDGTLATATATRLNGAGYDVRMELAGELDQIVVGLDDRTPIASTEPTGPPAADKPWTGFLERFEPAYEAELNAFVDVVRGERANPCDGREALQALRIAEACEVSRRDRRAVRLSEIPATDATA
- a CDS encoding cytochrome P450 family protein, whose translation is MAEEIDLGEFGDGFRRDPHPVYARLRERGAVHRVRLPAPDSYVTWLVVGHEEARAALADPRLAKDSARIGATFLDEELIGKHLLAADPPQHTRLRALVSRAFTARRVAELRPGIERITGDLLDAMLPRGRADLVESLAYPLPLTVICELLGVPERDRPAFRELSGEAVAPSSPQSEHDAFVRLGAYLTELIEDKRCAGPSGDLLDDLIRTTAQDGDRLSPGELRGMAFLLLVAGHETTVNLIGNAVHALLTHPDQLAALRADMSLLDGTVEEALRYEGPVENATFRFAAEPLEIAGTPVARGDAVMIGLTAAGRDPARYPAPDGFDIRRESRGHLAFGHGVHYCLGAPLARLEARTAIRSLLERAPDLALDGPPGEWLPGALMRGMRSLPVRW